One Cygnus atratus isolate AKBS03 ecotype Queensland, Australia chromosome 21, CAtr_DNAZoo_HiC_assembly, whole genome shotgun sequence genomic region harbors:
- the PHC2 gene encoding polyhomeotic-like protein 2, translated as MENEQLPAPPQPPSSSAGGTGTTPSSTGTGRPPAPQISVYSGIPDRQTVQVIQQALHRQPNTAAQYLQQMYAAQQQHLMLQTAALQQQHLTSAQLQSLAAVQQASLAANRQSGSSGANGNQAAPAQQPTINLATSPAAAQLLNRAQSVAPGTSGIAQQAVLLGNTASPTLTASQAQMYLRAQMLIFTPTGPVSAVRPESPAPAPPPAPPPAPPPAAPQVHSLALRPAGPHLPALAMKPPGCPPRAGPPRVPLPETPGDHLKKAEGPEARTHPLARAAAPAAAHPLVAPAYAPLQPPQFLQQPPKPMQQQFVIQQQQQQQQLAPRGQPPPGPAAPQLQPLPPASPGPVPPPKAGAGPGVPHGAGADGAAPNGHPGCHGAPRKFQHASAVILQLQPAGATPPLSVPEGARRDPLPAERSAESPPAAPPQPPALSPPAAPPGPEAPPGERPPAHEPGADRVHAQPDASAPGMTSGNGSSASTVAGAAPHNGENKPPQAIVKPQILTHVIEGFVIQEGAEPFPVGRSSLLVGNLKKKYAQELLAEKLPQQDNTTTTDSEMEEPYMQESKEEGNPPKLKCELCGRVDFAYKFKRSKRFCSMACAKRYNVGCTKRVGLFHPDRSKLQKPGGPPHGRRRTCKVPTLSKDTKKQTPVSLPTGSVPLSVTASLQLNHSQEDSSRCSDNSSYEEPLSPISASSSTSRRRQGDRDLELRDMELPDMHMRDLAGIGHRFLPSEPSKWNVEDVYEFIRSLPGCQEIAEEFRAQEIDGQALLLLKEDHLMSTMNIKLGPALKIYARISMLKDS; from the exons ATGGAGAACGAGCAGCTCCCGGCACCCCCGCAGCCGCCCTCCAGCAGCGCCGGCGGCACCGGCACGACGCCCAGCAGCACCGGCACCGGCCGCCCGCCTGCCCCCCAGATCTCCGTCTACAGCGGCATCCCTGACCGCCAGACCGTCCAG GTGATCCAGCAGGCGCTGCACCGGCAGCCCAACACGGCGGCGCAGTACCTGCAGCAGATGTACGCcgcgcagcagcagcacctgatGCTGCAGACGGccgccctgcagcagcagcacctcacCAGCGCCCAGCTCCAGAGCCTGGCCGCCGTGCAGCAG GCCAGCCTGGCGGCCAACAGGCAGAGCGGTTCCTCGGGCGCCAACGGCAACCAGGCGGCACCAGCGCAGCAGCCCACG ATCAACCTGGCGACGTCGCCGGCGGCCGCCCAGCTCCTGAACCGGGCGCAGAGCGTCGCCCCCGGCACGTCGGGCATCGCGCAGCAGGCCGTGCTGCTGGGCAACACCGCCTCGCCCACCCTCACCGCCAGCCAGGCCCAGATGTACCTGCGGGCGCAGATG CTCATCTTCACGCCCACGGGCCCCGTGAGCGCCGTCCGGCCCGAgagccccgcgcccgccccgccaccggccccgccgcccgccccgccaCCCGCCGCCCCCCAG GTGCACAGCCTGGCGCtgcgccccgccggcccccaCCTCCCCGCCCTCGCCATGAagccccccggctgccccccccgggccggccccccccgggtccccctACCCGAGACCCCCGGCGACCACCTCAAAAAGGCCGAGGGCCCCGAGGCCCGCACCCACCCCCTggcccgcgccgccgcccccgcagCCGCCCACCCGCTCGTCGCCCCAG CCTACGCCCCGCTGCAGCCGCCCCAGTTCCTGCAGCAGCCGCCGAAGCCGATGCAGCAGCAGTTCGtcatccagcagcagcagcagcagcagcagctggcgccccgcgggcagccccccccggggccggccgccccccagctccagccgctgccccccgccagCCCTGGCCCGGTCCCCCCGCCCAAAGCAGGGGCCGGCCCGGGGGTCCCCCACGGGGCGGGGGCCGATGGCGCCGCCCCCAACGGGCACCCCGGCTGCCACGGGGCCCCCCGCAAGTTCCAGCACGCCTCCGCCGtcatcctgcagctgcagcccgcCGGTGCCACG cccccgctCAGCGTCCCCGAGGGCGCCCGCCGGGACCCGCTGCCCGCCGAGAGGAGCGCCGAgagcccgcccgccgccccgccgcagccccccgccctctcgccgcccgccgcccccccgggccccgAGGCCCCCCCGGGCGAGCGGCCCCCCGCTCACG AGCCGGGCGCCGACCGCGTTCATGCGCAGCCCGACGCCAGCGCTCCCGGCATGACCTCGGGGAACGGGAGCTCTGCCTCCACCGTCGCCGGCGCCGCCCCGCACAATGGTGAGAACAAACCGCCCCAGGCCATAGTGAAGCCCCAGATCCTGACGCACGTTATCGAGGGGTTCGTCATCCAGGAGGGGGCAGAGCCGTTCCCG GTGGGGCGGTCCTCGCTGCTGGTGGGGAACCTGAAGAAGAAGTATgcgcaggagctgctggccgaGAAACTCCCGCAGCAGgacaacaccaccaccaccgacTCGGAAATGGAGGAGCCCTACATGCAAG AATCCAAAGAGGAGGGGAACCCCCCGAAGCTGAAGTGCGAGCTCTGCGGCCGCGTCGACTTCGCCTACAAGTTCAAGCGCTCCAAGCGCTTCTGCTCCATGGCCTGTGCCAAGAG GTACAATGTGGGGTGCACAAAGCGCGTGGGCTTGTTCCACCCCGACCGCAGCAAGCTGCAGAAACCTGGTGGCCCCCCACACGGGCGCCGCCGCACCTGCAAGGTGCCCACCCTGAGCAAAGACACCAAGAAGCAG ACGCCGGTTTCTCTCCCGACGGGCTCGGTGCCTCTCTCTGTGACGGCGTCGCTGCAGCTCAACCACAGCCAGGAGGACTCGAGCCGCTGCTCGGACAACTCGAGCTACGAGGAGCCGCTGTCCCCCATCTCGGCCAGCTCGTCCACCTCGCGCCGGCGCCAGGGCGACCGCGACCTCGAGCTGCGCGACATGGAGCTGCCTGACATGCACATGCGGGACCTGGCGGGCATCGGGCACCGCTTCCTGCCCAGCGAGCCCAGCAAGTGGAACGTGGAGGACGTCTACGAGTTCATCCGCTCGCTGCCAG GCTGCCAGGAGATCGCGGAGGAGTTCAGGGCGCAGGAGATCGACGGgcaggcgctgctgctgctgaaggaggacCACCTCATGAGCACCATGAACATCAAACTGGGCCCGGCCCTCAAGATCTACGCCCGCATCAGCATGCTCAAGGACTCCTAG
- the ZNF362 gene encoding zinc finger protein 362 isoform X1, whose product MAVEKRPACSTSSQLDLEMDADKGKQRQYSQRMAEPRFNNPYFWPPPPTMPSQLDNLVLINKIKEQLMAEKIRPPHLPPTSVASQQPLLVPPSPAESSQSIMSLPKLQQVPGLHPQAVPQPDVALHARPATSTVTGLGLASRAPAVSTSESSTGTGTTTPSTPTSTSQSRLIASSPTLISGITSPPLLDSIKTIQGHSLLGAPKTERGRKKIKAENPSGPPVLVVPYPILASGETAKEGKTYRCKVCPLTFFTKSEMQIHSKSHTEAKPHKCPHCSKSFANASYLAQHLRIHLGVKPYHCSYCEKSFRQLSHLQQHTRIHTGDRPYKCPHPGCEKAFTQLSNLQSHQRQHNKDKPYKCPNCYRAYTDSASLQIHLSAHAIKHAKAYCCSMCGRAYTSETYLMKHMSKHTVVEHLVSQHSPQRTESPGIPVRISLI is encoded by the exons GATGGCGGAGCCTCGCTTCAACAACCCCTACTTCTGGCCGCCTCCTCCCACCATGCCCAGCCAG CTGGACAACCTCGTCCTGATCAACAAAATCAAGGAGCAGCTGATGGCAGAAAAGATCCGGCCCCCACACCTGCCCCCCACCTCCGTGGCCTCCCAGCAGCCCCTCCTGGTGCCCCCCTCGCCCGCCGAAAGCAGCCAGTCCATCATGTCCCTCCCcaagctgcagcaggtcccGGGCCTGCACCCGCAAGCTGTCCCCCAGCCCGACGTGGCCCTGCACGCTCGGCCGGCCACCAGCACCGTCACAG GGTTGGGGCTGGCCTCCCGCGCACCCGCGGTCAGCACCTCTGAGTCCAGCACGGGCACGGGCACCACCACCCCTTCCACCCCCACCTCCACCAGCCAGAGCCGCCTCATCGCCTCCTCGCCCACCCTTATCTCAGGAATCACCAGCCCGCCCCTCCTCGACTCCATAAAGACAATCCAGGGCCACAGCTTGCTGGGGGCACCCAAGACGGAGCGGGGCCGCAAGAAGATCAAAGCGGAAAACCCTTCGGGGCCACCCGTCCTCGTGGTTCCCTACCCCATCCTGGCCTCGGGGGAGACCGCCAAAGAGGGGAAGACGTACAG GTGTAAGGTCTGTCCCTTGACGTTCTTCACCAAGTCGGAGATGCAGATCCACTCCAAGTCACACACAGAGGCCAAGCCCCACAAGTGCCCCCACTGCTCCAAATCTTTCGCCAATGCCTCTTACCTGGCCCAGCACCTGCGCATCCACCTGGGCGTGAAGCCCTACCACTGCTCTTACTGCGAGAAGTCCTTCCGCCAGCTgtcccacctccagcagcacaccAG AATTCACACCGGTGACAGACCCTACAAGTGCCCGCACCCCGGCTGCGAAAAGGCGTTCACACAACTCTCCAACCTCCAG TCTCACCAGCGACAGCACAACAAGGACAAGCCCTACAAGTGCCCGAACTGCTACCGGGCATACACGGACTCGGCCTCGCTGCAGATTCACCTCTCGGCGCACGCCATCAAGCACGCCAAGGCTTACTGCTGCAGCATGTGCGGTCGCGCCTATACCTCG GAGACCTATTTGATGAAGCACATGTCCAAACATACCGTGGTGGAGCACCTCGTGAGCCAGCACTCGCCTCAAAGGACGGAGTCCCCCGGCATCCCCGTGCGAATCTCGCTCATCTAA
- the ZNF362 gene encoding zinc finger protein 362 isoform X2, which yields MDADKGKQRQYSQRMAEPRFNNPYFWPPPPTMPSQLDNLVLINKIKEQLMAEKIRPPHLPPTSVASQQPLLVPPSPAESSQSIMSLPKLQQVPGLHPQAVPQPDVALHARPATSTVTGLGLASRAPAVSTSESSTGTGTTTPSTPTSTSQSRLIASSPTLISGITSPPLLDSIKTIQGHSLLGAPKTERGRKKIKAENPSGPPVLVVPYPILASGETAKEGKTYRCKVCPLTFFTKSEMQIHSKSHTEAKPHKCPHCSKSFANASYLAQHLRIHLGVKPYHCSYCEKSFRQLSHLQQHTRIHTGDRPYKCPHPGCEKAFTQLSNLQSHQRQHNKDKPYKCPNCYRAYTDSASLQIHLSAHAIKHAKAYCCSMCGRAYTSETYLMKHMSKHTVVEHLVSQHSPQRTESPGIPVRISLI from the exons GATGGCGGAGCCTCGCTTCAACAACCCCTACTTCTGGCCGCCTCCTCCCACCATGCCCAGCCAG CTGGACAACCTCGTCCTGATCAACAAAATCAAGGAGCAGCTGATGGCAGAAAAGATCCGGCCCCCACACCTGCCCCCCACCTCCGTGGCCTCCCAGCAGCCCCTCCTGGTGCCCCCCTCGCCCGCCGAAAGCAGCCAGTCCATCATGTCCCTCCCcaagctgcagcaggtcccGGGCCTGCACCCGCAAGCTGTCCCCCAGCCCGACGTGGCCCTGCACGCTCGGCCGGCCACCAGCACCGTCACAG GGTTGGGGCTGGCCTCCCGCGCACCCGCGGTCAGCACCTCTGAGTCCAGCACGGGCACGGGCACCACCACCCCTTCCACCCCCACCTCCACCAGCCAGAGCCGCCTCATCGCCTCCTCGCCCACCCTTATCTCAGGAATCACCAGCCCGCCCCTCCTCGACTCCATAAAGACAATCCAGGGCCACAGCTTGCTGGGGGCACCCAAGACGGAGCGGGGCCGCAAGAAGATCAAAGCGGAAAACCCTTCGGGGCCACCCGTCCTCGTGGTTCCCTACCCCATCCTGGCCTCGGGGGAGACCGCCAAAGAGGGGAAGACGTACAG GTGTAAGGTCTGTCCCTTGACGTTCTTCACCAAGTCGGAGATGCAGATCCACTCCAAGTCACACACAGAGGCCAAGCCCCACAAGTGCCCCCACTGCTCCAAATCTTTCGCCAATGCCTCTTACCTGGCCCAGCACCTGCGCATCCACCTGGGCGTGAAGCCCTACCACTGCTCTTACTGCGAGAAGTCCTTCCGCCAGCTgtcccacctccagcagcacaccAG AATTCACACCGGTGACAGACCCTACAAGTGCCCGCACCCCGGCTGCGAAAAGGCGTTCACACAACTCTCCAACCTCCAG TCTCACCAGCGACAGCACAACAAGGACAAGCCCTACAAGTGCCCGAACTGCTACCGGGCATACACGGACTCGGCCTCGCTGCAGATTCACCTCTCGGCGCACGCCATCAAGCACGCCAAGGCTTACTGCTGCAGCATGTGCGGTCGCGCCTATACCTCG GAGACCTATTTGATGAAGCACATGTCCAAACATACCGTGGTGGAGCACCTCGTGAGCCAGCACTCGCCTCAAAGGACGGAGTCCCCCGGCATCCCCGTGCGAATCTCGCTCATCTAA
- the ZNF362 gene encoding zinc finger protein 362 isoform X3: MAEPRFNNPYFWPPPPTMPSQLDNLVLINKIKEQLMAEKIRPPHLPPTSVASQQPLLVPPSPAESSQSIMSLPKLQQVPGLHPQAVPQPDVALHARPATSTVTGLGLASRAPAVSTSESSTGTGTTTPSTPTSTSQSRLIASSPTLISGITSPPLLDSIKTIQGHSLLGAPKTERGRKKIKAENPSGPPVLVVPYPILASGETAKEGKTYRCKVCPLTFFTKSEMQIHSKSHTEAKPHKCPHCSKSFANASYLAQHLRIHLGVKPYHCSYCEKSFRQLSHLQQHTRIHTGDRPYKCPHPGCEKAFTQLSNLQSHQRQHNKDKPYKCPNCYRAYTDSASLQIHLSAHAIKHAKAYCCSMCGRAYTSETYLMKHMSKHTVVEHLVSQHSPQRTESPGIPVRISLI; this comes from the exons ATGGCGGAGCCTCGCTTCAACAACCCCTACTTCTGGCCGCCTCCTCCCACCATGCCCAGCCAG CTGGACAACCTCGTCCTGATCAACAAAATCAAGGAGCAGCTGATGGCAGAAAAGATCCGGCCCCCACACCTGCCCCCCACCTCCGTGGCCTCCCAGCAGCCCCTCCTGGTGCCCCCCTCGCCCGCCGAAAGCAGCCAGTCCATCATGTCCCTCCCcaagctgcagcaggtcccGGGCCTGCACCCGCAAGCTGTCCCCCAGCCCGACGTGGCCCTGCACGCTCGGCCGGCCACCAGCACCGTCACAG GGTTGGGGCTGGCCTCCCGCGCACCCGCGGTCAGCACCTCTGAGTCCAGCACGGGCACGGGCACCACCACCCCTTCCACCCCCACCTCCACCAGCCAGAGCCGCCTCATCGCCTCCTCGCCCACCCTTATCTCAGGAATCACCAGCCCGCCCCTCCTCGACTCCATAAAGACAATCCAGGGCCACAGCTTGCTGGGGGCACCCAAGACGGAGCGGGGCCGCAAGAAGATCAAAGCGGAAAACCCTTCGGGGCCACCCGTCCTCGTGGTTCCCTACCCCATCCTGGCCTCGGGGGAGACCGCCAAAGAGGGGAAGACGTACAG GTGTAAGGTCTGTCCCTTGACGTTCTTCACCAAGTCGGAGATGCAGATCCACTCCAAGTCACACACAGAGGCCAAGCCCCACAAGTGCCCCCACTGCTCCAAATCTTTCGCCAATGCCTCTTACCTGGCCCAGCACCTGCGCATCCACCTGGGCGTGAAGCCCTACCACTGCTCTTACTGCGAGAAGTCCTTCCGCCAGCTgtcccacctccagcagcacaccAG AATTCACACCGGTGACAGACCCTACAAGTGCCCGCACCCCGGCTGCGAAAAGGCGTTCACACAACTCTCCAACCTCCAG TCTCACCAGCGACAGCACAACAAGGACAAGCCCTACAAGTGCCCGAACTGCTACCGGGCATACACGGACTCGGCCTCGCTGCAGATTCACCTCTCGGCGCACGCCATCAAGCACGCCAAGGCTTACTGCTGCAGCATGTGCGGTCGCGCCTATACCTCG GAGACCTATTTGATGAAGCACATGTCCAAACATACCGTGGTGGAGCACCTCGTGAGCCAGCACTCGCCTCAAAGGACGGAGTCCCCCGGCATCCCCGTGCGAATCTCGCTCATCTAA